Below is a window of Thermoplasmata archaeon DNA.
CGGGATGAAACTTCGGCGCGAACATGAAGCAGACGTGGTGGGCGTGAAGGATCCGCTCGACCTGCAGCGGCTCGAGATCCACGCGGGCCCCCAGCGCCTCGAGGAGGTCGGCGCTCCCGCAGCGGCTTGTGATCGCGCGATTCCCGTGCTTCGCGACGACGACCCCGGCCGCCGCGACGATGAACATCGCAATCGTCGAAACGTTGAACGTCGTGACGCGCGCGCCGCCGGTCCCGCAGAGGTCGACGACGCGTCCGTTGTCCGGAGGTCGGATGGCGGCGCAACGCTCCCGCATCGCCGTCGCCATGCCGGCGATCTCGTCCGGCCCTTCACCCTTCATCCGGAGGCCCATCAGGAACGCGCCGATCTGCGCGGGCGTCGCGAGGCCGTCCATGATCTCCCCCATCGCGTCCCGCGCCGCGTCGAATCCGAGCGACCGACCGTCCGCGAGGCCCGCGATCGCCTCACGAATCATCGCTTCGCCCCCTCCAGGAAGTTCCGCAAAATCGCGGGCCCGTCCGGGGTGAGGATCGACTCCGGATGGAATTGCACGCCCTCGATCGGGAATTCGCGGTGGCGGACAGCCATGATCTCGCCGTCGTCTGAGGTCGCGCTCACCTCGAGGTTGTCCGGCAACGAATCCCGCTCGATCGCGAGGGAGTGGTACCGGCCCGCAACGATTGGATTCGGCAAGCCTTCGAAAATCGTGCGGCGATCATGGTGGACAACGCTCGTTTTCCCATGGAGGATCCGGGCCGCGTGGCCGACGCGGCCGCCGTACGCGGTCGCGATTCCTTGATGGCCGAGGCACACGCCGAGCGTCGGGGTCGTGCGGCCCAGTTCCTGGAGGATGTCCCCGCACACGCCGAAGTCGCGCGCATTCATCGGGTGGCCGGGGCCCGGGGAGAGGACGATCGCGTCCGGGGCGAGGTCCCGCACTTCGTTCATCGTGATCGCGTCGTTGCGATGCACGACCGGGGTCGCGCCGATCTCTCCAATCGACTGATATAGGTTGTACACGAACGAATCGTAGTTGTCGATGACGAGGACCTTCATGCGGCGGCCGCCTCCCGGAGCGAAGCCCGTAAGGCTTCGAGCTTGTGCTCGGTCTCCATCCACTCCCTCGCCGGATCCGAATCCGCGACGATCCCCGCGCCCGCCTGAAGGTAGTACGTCGGCCCATCCGCGAAGAGGGTCCGGATGGCGATTGCGGTATCGAGGTTTCCGTTCAGGGACAGGTAGCCGACGACGCCCGCATAGGGCCCGCGGGCGGTCCCCTCGAGTCGGTGGAGGATCTCCATCGCCCGCGGCTTCGGCGCGCCGGAAACCGTCCCGGCGGGGAACATCGCGGCGAACGCATCGAGCCCGTCCTTGCCCGGCGCGAGCTCCCCCTCGACGATGGACACGAGGTGCTGCAC
It encodes the following:
- a CDS encoding aminodeoxychorismate/anthranilate synthase component II, yielding MKVLVIDNYDSFVYNLYQSIGEIGATPVVHRNDAITMNEVRDLAPDAIVLSPGPGHPMNARDFGVCGDILQELGRTTPTLGVCLGHQGIATAYGGRVGHAARILHGKTSVVHHDRRTIFEGLPNPIVAGRYHSLAIERDSLPDNLEVSATSDDGEIMAVRHREFPIEGVQFHPESILTPDGPAILRNFLEGAKR